One Streptomyces sp. NBC_00554 DNA segment encodes these proteins:
- a CDS encoding acyl-CoA dehydrogenase family protein translates to MHLAPTERQQRLRAELRTYFRDLMPDGPPPEDDPGSRRALLRRIGADGMLGLGWPVAYGGQGRGADEQFVFFDEAYRAGAPVSMVTLNTVGPTLMKYGSEEQKDFFLPRILSGDLVFAIGYSEPSAGTDLASLRTRAVREGGHWVIDGQKIFTSNAQNADWIWLACRTDPDAPKHQGISIILVPTQAPGFSWTPIETVGGQTTTATYYDGIRVPAANLIGEENGGWGLITNQLNHERVALAAIGMQAEDFYAAALKAARTPDPVTGRRRVDEPWVRFQLAEAHALMAASRLLNWRLVGDVGAGRLAPGDASGVKVVGTESAVAVYRICQQIVGADALVRSGSPGAFGDGELERMNRAAQINTFGGGVSEVQREIVATMRLGMRRGRR, encoded by the coding sequence GTGCACCTCGCCCCCACCGAGCGCCAGCAACGGCTGCGCGCCGAGCTCCGTACGTACTTCCGGGACCTGATGCCCGACGGTCCACCACCCGAGGACGACCCCGGGAGCCGGCGCGCGCTGCTGCGCCGTATCGGCGCCGACGGGATGCTCGGGCTCGGCTGGCCCGTCGCGTACGGCGGCCAAGGACGCGGCGCGGACGAGCAGTTCGTGTTCTTCGACGAGGCGTACCGGGCCGGCGCTCCCGTGTCGATGGTCACGCTGAACACCGTCGGGCCGACACTCATGAAGTACGGGAGCGAGGAACAGAAGGACTTCTTCCTGCCGCGCATCCTGAGCGGTGACCTCGTTTTCGCGATCGGTTACTCGGAGCCTTCGGCGGGGACGGATCTGGCCTCGCTCCGTACGCGCGCGGTGCGCGAGGGCGGGCACTGGGTGATCGACGGGCAGAAGATCTTCACCTCCAACGCCCAGAACGCCGACTGGATCTGGCTCGCCTGCCGCACCGACCCGGACGCGCCCAAACACCAGGGCATCTCCATCATCCTCGTGCCCACTCAGGCGCCCGGCTTCTCGTGGACGCCGATCGAGACGGTGGGCGGGCAGACGACCACGGCCACGTACTACGACGGGATCCGCGTCCCCGCCGCGAACCTCATCGGCGAGGAGAACGGCGGCTGGGGGCTCATCACCAACCAGCTCAACCACGAGCGGGTCGCGCTCGCCGCGATCGGCATGCAGGCCGAGGACTTCTACGCGGCCGCGCTGAAGGCCGCCCGCACACCCGATCCAGTGACCGGTCGGCGTCGGGTTGACGAGCCGTGGGTGCGGTTTCAGCTGGCCGAGGCGCATGCCCTGATGGCGGCATCACGCCTGCTCAACTGGCGTTTGGTGGGGGATGTGGGGGCGGGCCGGCTGGCCCCGGGCGATGCGAGCGGCGTGAAAGTGGTGGGAACCGAATCGGCGGTCGCGGTGTACCGAATATGTCAGCAAATTGTCGGAGCGGACGCCCTGGTCCGCTCCGGTTCACCAGGGGCGTTCGGGGACGGCGAGCTGGAGCGGATGAACAGGGCGGCGCAGATCAACACGTTCGGGGGCGGGGTGAGCGAGGTGCAGCGGGAGATCGTGGCGACGATGCGGCTCGGGATGCGGAGGGGGCGGCGGTGA
- a CDS encoding SigE family RNA polymerase sigma factor translates to MTTPVCTSASNAATRTLPYAPYPSFASYVRARQPVLLRTARSLTANPCDAEDLLQTALTKTYVAWERIEDHRALDGYVRRALLNTRTSQWRKRKVDEFACDELPEPEGAPVGDPAEQQALHDAMWRAIMKLPARQRAMVVLRYYEDLSEVQTAEVLGVSVGTVKSAVSRALGKLREDPELEPVR, encoded by the coding sequence ATGACCACACCCGTCTGCACCAGCGCTTCGAACGCCGCGACGCGGACCCTTCCGTACGCGCCTTACCCGTCGTTCGCGTCGTACGTGAGGGCCCGCCAGCCGGTGCTGCTGCGTACCGCCCGGTCGCTGACCGCGAACCCGTGCGATGCCGAGGACCTGTTGCAGACCGCACTCACCAAGACGTATGTCGCGTGGGAGCGGATCGAGGACCACCGGGCCCTCGACGGTTATGTACGGCGGGCGCTGCTGAACACGCGGACGTCGCAGTGGCGCAAGCGCAAGGTCGACGAGTTCGCCTGCGATGAGCTGCCGGAGCCGGAGGGGGCGCCCGTCGGGGACCCCGCCGAGCAGCAGGCGCTGCACGACGCGATGTGGCGGGCGATCATGAAGCTGCCGGCGCGACAGCGGGCAATGGTCGTCCTGCGGTACTACGAGGACCTGAGCGAGGTGCAGACGGCGGAGGTGCTCGGTGTCTCCGTCGGGACGGTGAAGTCGGCGGTGTCGAGGGCGCTGGGCAAGCTGCGGGAGGACCCTGAGCTGGAGCCCGTCCGGTAG
- a CDS encoding bifunctional MaoC family dehydratase N-terminal/OB-fold nucleic acid binding domain-containing protein: MAVPSPAYEEQLKAYEGRAATVAGVGKDPVNEPMIRHWCEAMGDTNPAYAGPDAMAPPTMLQVWTMGGLSGHTGRSEAYDELFALLDGAGYTSVVATDCEQEYLRPLRPGDEITFDALIESVSGRKTTKLGTGYFVTTRMDVRAGGELAGTHRFRILKYAPAQRKQRKRTEQPSPKDRTNPKSRRPRPVINRDNAGFWEGVARHQLLIQRCAGCRVLRFPWLPGCNACGCLEWDTVEASGDGTVYSYVVMHHPPFPAFDPPYAVGLVELSEGVRMVSNVVGVPYDKVRIGMPVRLEFQRYDEELELPVFRPGGTGEGGGG; encoded by the coding sequence ATGGCGGTGCCGTCGCCGGCGTACGAGGAGCAGCTCAAGGCGTACGAAGGGCGTGCGGCCACCGTCGCGGGCGTGGGCAAGGACCCGGTCAACGAGCCGATGATCCGGCACTGGTGCGAGGCGATGGGCGACACCAATCCGGCGTACGCGGGGCCGGACGCCATGGCGCCGCCCACCATGCTCCAGGTGTGGACGATGGGCGGCCTCTCCGGGCACACGGGCCGTTCGGAGGCGTACGACGAGCTGTTCGCGCTCCTCGACGGCGCGGGGTACACCTCGGTGGTCGCCACCGACTGCGAGCAGGAGTATCTGCGCCCGCTGCGCCCCGGGGACGAGATCACCTTCGACGCGCTGATCGAGTCGGTCTCCGGGCGCAAGACCACCAAGCTGGGGACGGGGTACTTCGTCACGACTCGGATGGATGTGAGGGCGGGCGGGGAGCTCGCGGGGACTCACCGGTTCCGGATCCTCAAGTACGCACCGGCGCAGAGAAAGCAGAGGAAGCGGACGGAGCAGCCGAGTCCCAAGGACAGAACGAACCCCAAGAGCAGACGGCCACGGCCGGTGATCAACCGGGACAACGCCGGGTTCTGGGAGGGCGTGGCCCGGCACCAGCTGCTGATCCAGCGGTGCGCCGGCTGCAGGGTGCTGCGGTTTCCCTGGCTGCCGGGGTGCAACGCGTGCGGCTGCCTGGAGTGGGACACCGTCGAGGCGAGCGGGGACGGCACGGTCTACTCGTACGTCGTCATGCACCACCCGCCCTTCCCTGCCTTCGACCCTCCCTATGCGGTCGGCCTGGTCGAACTGTCCGAGGGCGTGCGGATGGTGAGCAACGTGGTCGGGGTGCCGTACGACAAGGTGCGGATCGGGATGCCCGTGCGGCTCGAATTCCAGCGGTACGACGAGGAGTTGGAGCTGCCGGTCTTCCGGCCCGGTGGGACCGGCGAGGGTGGTGGAGGCTGA
- a CDS encoding glycosyltransferase family 2 protein, which yields MTRIVSIVTPVHDTALPFLPEAFASLRAQELPDGWGWEWLVQVDGGKETEVSASIREDARVKVSNNRRGGPGVARTMAWGRSRGELVKVLDADDILPAGTLARDIEVMEAHPSVGWTVCQALDLMPDGSLQSYPNPDPGLLARGEVYAYWTTTHRLQVHPATLCIRERLLAEAGGWMALPASEDTALLMALDVMADGWFIGETGLHYRKHPGQTTAHPDHRGGAEWEARMGAIRKHVDALALRYRPT from the coding sequence GTGACGCGGATCGTGTCGATCGTGACGCCCGTCCACGACACGGCGTTGCCGTTCCTGCCCGAGGCATTCGCCTCGCTCCGTGCCCAGGAACTGCCGGACGGCTGGGGATGGGAGTGGCTGGTCCAGGTCGACGGTGGCAAAGAGACCGAGGTGTCTGCCAGCATCCGCGAGGATGCTCGGGTCAAGGTGAGCAACAACAGGCGCGGCGGCCCCGGAGTAGCCCGGACCATGGCTTGGGGCCGCAGCCGGGGCGAGCTGGTGAAGGTCCTCGACGCGGACGACATTCTGCCCGCCGGCACTCTCGCCCGAGACATTGAGGTCATGGAGGCACACCCGTCCGTCGGCTGGACTGTCTGCCAGGCACTCGACCTCATGCCGGACGGCTCACTTCAGAGCTACCCCAACCCCGACCCCGGCCTGCTCGCCCGAGGCGAGGTGTACGCCTACTGGACAACCACTCACCGACTCCAGGTTCACCCCGCGACCCTCTGCATCAGAGAGAGACTGCTAGCGGAAGCCGGAGGATGGATGGCCCTACCCGCGTCCGAGGACACTGCCCTCCTGATGGCTCTCGACGTGATGGCTGACGGCTGGTTCATCGGCGAGACCGGTCTCCACTACCGCAAACACCCAGGGCAGACGACCGCCCACCCTGACCACCGTGGTGGCGCCGAGTGGGAGGCTCGGATGGGAGCGATCCGCAAGCATGTGGACGCCCTTGCGCTTCGGTACCGCCCTACCTGA
- a CDS encoding MaoC family dehydratase, translated as MRVGDALPPLEIEVTRTLIVAGAIASRDYQDVHHDAELARQKGSPDIFMNILTTNGLVGRYITDHFGPDAVLRKVAIRLGAPNYPGDTMVLTGSVEGIAGGTATVRVVGANGIGRHVTGTVTVTLPPGETS; from the coding sequence GTGAGGGTCGGCGACGCGCTGCCACCGCTGGAGATCGAGGTCACGCGCACGCTGATCGTGGCCGGGGCGATCGCGTCCCGGGACTACCAGGACGTGCACCACGACGCGGAGCTGGCGCGGCAGAAGGGCTCCCCCGACATCTTCATGAACATCCTGACCACCAATGGCCTGGTCGGTCGGTACATCACCGACCACTTCGGCCCGGACGCGGTCCTGCGCAAGGTGGCCATACGGCTCGGAGCGCCCAACTACCCCGGCGACACGATGGTGTTGACCGGCTCGGTCGAGGGGATCGCGGGCGGCACGGCGACGGTGCGGGTCGTCGGGGCGAATGGCATCGGCAGACATGTGACCGGGACGGTGACGGTCACCCTTCCGCCCGGGGAGACCTCATGA
- a CDS encoding tyrosine-type recombinase/integrase: MTARHTMEEPPQEIRSALSWISKHSVQVKALEDPALLRPALEALSRRMDGKKAAENTARRKRMVLSNLLRYTVEEKGLLSANPLMRVDWTPPETDDEIDFRYVPGPTLARSFITAVRNSGARGQHLEAFFGCLYYAAMRPSEIASLKAPDCTLPPDTEEAAEQWGGLLLGESRPEVGGGWTDDGASYEARGLKRRARGATRSVPIPPILVRMLRDHIATYGTAADGCLFRAAQGGRVRSTEYCDLWEAARAAVLSKKDAATPLAKVPYSLRHAGVSLWIKSGVDPVEVAQRAGHSIAVLYRFYAKILKGNQSRSNQLIAKGLAEDE; the protein is encoded by the coding sequence TTGACCGCACGCCACACGATGGAGGAGCCGCCTCAAGAGATCCGATCGGCCCTGTCCTGGATCTCCAAGCACTCAGTACAGGTCAAGGCTCTCGAAGATCCTGCACTTCTGCGTCCGGCCCTCGAAGCGCTTTCGCGGCGCATGGACGGCAAGAAGGCCGCGGAAAACACCGCCCGCCGCAAGCGCATGGTGCTGAGCAACCTCCTGCGGTACACGGTGGAGGAGAAAGGACTCCTGTCCGCCAACCCCCTCATGCGCGTCGACTGGACGCCACCCGAGACGGATGACGAGATCGATTTCCGGTACGTGCCCGGCCCGACGCTGGCCCGCTCGTTCATCACTGCCGTGCGCAACTCCGGGGCGCGCGGGCAGCACCTCGAAGCGTTCTTCGGGTGCCTGTACTACGCCGCGATGCGCCCCTCCGAAATCGCCTCGCTGAAGGCCCCGGACTGCACGCTTCCCCCGGACACCGAGGAAGCCGCGGAGCAGTGGGGGGGACTGCTCCTCGGGGAGAGCCGCCCAGAAGTCGGGGGAGGGTGGACGGATGACGGCGCGTCCTATGAGGCGCGCGGCCTCAAGCGTCGGGCCCGGGGGGCGACACGGTCCGTGCCGATTCCGCCGATCCTCGTTCGGATGCTGCGGGACCACATCGCCACCTACGGGACAGCAGCAGACGGATGCCTCTTCCGTGCGGCGCAGGGCGGTCGCGTCCGCTCTACCGAGTACTGCGATCTATGGGAAGCGGCTCGCGCCGCAGTGCTGTCGAAGAAGGACGCGGCGACTCCCCTCGCGAAGGTGCCCTATTCGCTCCGTCATGCCGGGGTGTCCCTGTGGATCAAATCGGGGGTGGACCCCGTGGAGGTCGCCCAGCGGGCGGGACACAGCATCGCCGTGCTCTACCGGTTCTACGCCAAGATCCTCAAGGGGAACCAGTCCCGCTCCAACCAGCTCATCGCAAAGGGTCTGGCCGAGGACGAGTAG
- a CDS encoding lipid-transfer protein has translation MSVRTRDTLGGRAAIVGIGATEFSKDSGRSELRLAVEAVRAALDDAGLTPGDVDGMVTFTMDTSPEITVAQAAGMGELSFFSRVHYGGGAACATVQQAALAVATGVAEVVVCYRAFNERSGRRFGSGVQQREPSAEGAALGWALPFGLLTPASWVAMAAQRYLHTYGLTPEAFGHVAVVDRKYAATNPAAYFHGRPITLDEHAASRWIVEPLRLLDCCQETDGGQALVVTSVERARDLPHPPAVIAAAAQGAGRAQEQMTSFYRDDLSGLPEMGVVARQLWRTAGLAPADIDVGILYDHFTPFVLMQLEEFGFCAPGQAADFVAEERLPLNTHGGQLGEAYLHGMNGVAEAVRQLRGTAVNQIPGACHTLVTAGTGVPTSGLILGADRP, from the coding sequence ATGAGCGTACGGACGCGGGACACCCTCGGCGGGCGGGCGGCGATCGTCGGGATCGGCGCCACCGAGTTCTCCAAGGACTCCGGGCGCAGTGAGCTGCGGCTGGCCGTGGAGGCGGTGCGGGCCGCGCTCGACGACGCGGGGCTGACACCCGGGGACGTGGACGGGATGGTCACGTTCACGATGGACACCAGCCCGGAGATCACCGTCGCCCAGGCGGCCGGAATGGGGGAGCTGTCCTTCTTCTCACGCGTCCACTACGGAGGCGGGGCGGCCTGCGCGACCGTCCAGCAGGCGGCGCTCGCGGTGGCGACCGGGGTGGCCGAAGTGGTGGTCTGCTACCGGGCGTTCAACGAGCGGTCGGGGCGGAGATTCGGTTCCGGGGTGCAGCAGCGGGAGCCGTCGGCGGAGGGGGCGGCGCTCGGGTGGGCCCTGCCGTTCGGGCTGCTCACACCCGCGTCCTGGGTGGCGATGGCGGCCCAGCGGTATCTGCACACGTACGGGCTGACGCCGGAAGCGTTCGGCCATGTCGCCGTGGTGGACCGGAAGTACGCGGCGACGAACCCGGCGGCCTACTTCCACGGCAGACCGATCACGCTCGACGAGCACGCGGCCTCGCGGTGGATCGTGGAGCCGCTGCGGCTGCTCGACTGCTGCCAGGAGACGGACGGCGGCCAGGCGCTGGTGGTCACCTCCGTGGAGCGGGCCCGCGATCTGCCCCATCCCCCCGCGGTGATCGCGGCCGCCGCCCAGGGCGCCGGCCGCGCACAGGAACAGATGACCAGCTTCTACCGGGACGACCTGTCAGGGCTGCCGGAGATGGGGGTAGTGGCACGCCAACTGTGGCGGACGGCCGGGCTGGCGCCGGCGGACATCGACGTCGGGATTCTCTACGACCACTTCACGCCGTTCGTGCTGATGCAGCTGGAGGAGTTCGGGTTCTGCGCACCGGGGCAGGCCGCGGACTTCGTCGCAGAGGAGCGGCTGCCGCTCAACACGCACGGGGGACAGCTCGGGGAGGCGTATCTGCACGGGATGAACGGAGTGGCGGAGGCGGTAAGACAGCTGCGGGGCACCGCCGTGAACCAGATACCGGGTGCCTGCCACACCCTCGTTACCGCGGGTACCGGGGTTCCCACGTCGGGGTTGATCCTGGGGGCGGACAGGCCCTAG
- a CDS encoding UTRA domain-containing protein yields MPTGRERLRTRLATQAEARKLGIPPGSAVMLLDKTSVSTGGDVVEYSHIVLPGERTEFRYSVPLERWTP; encoded by the coding sequence ATGCCCACTGGTAGAGAGCGGCTCAGGACCCGGCTGGCCACCCAGGCCGAGGCTCGGAAGCTGGGCATCCCGCCTGGCAGCGCGGTGATGCTGCTCGACAAGACCAGCGTCTCGACCGGTGGCGACGTCGTGGAGTACTCACACATAGTGCTTCCCGGCGAGCGGACGGAGTTTCGGTACTCCGTGCCGCTGGAGAGGTGGACCCCGTGA
- a CDS encoding trypsin-like peptidase domain-containing protein gives MSTENEGTAVPPAPSAPPVPVDTPAASAQTGAPGESAPTAQLPAVPPSAPGAPEQAPAYGSPDQTPTYGTPDQAPAYPAPDQAPAYASMGAGAPDAQGHDAGVPVSAVDAGWPPPPPATPSYADGGGSGSGWGASYQQPAPKSGGGRGGLVAAILVAALVAGGVGGGIGYTLAKGNDDSTDSTTVSAPQSSGDVKRAADTVAGVAANALPSTVTIEAESSSGEGGTGTGFVFDKEGHILTNNHVVADAVDNGKLTATFSNGKKYDAEVVGHAQGYDVAVIKLKDAPSDLKPLALGDSDKVAVGDSTIAIGAPFGLSNTVTTGIISAKNRPVASSDGTSSSSSYMSALQTDASINPGNSGGPLLDAQGSVIGINSAIQSSGSLGGTSQSGSIGLGFAIPINQAKTVAQQLIKTGKPVYPVIGASVSLEEGTGGAKITDQGASGSASVTSGGPADKAGLKAGDVITKLDDTVIDSGPTLIGEIWTHQPGDTVKLTYTRDGKTQTTNVTLGEREGDS, from the coding sequence GTGAGCACCGAGAACGAGGGCACTGCAGTACCCCCGGCCCCGTCCGCACCTCCTGTGCCGGTGGACACTCCCGCTGCTTCCGCGCAGACCGGCGCGCCCGGAGAGAGCGCGCCGACCGCTCAGCTCCCGGCGGTGCCTCCGAGCGCCCCCGGCGCACCGGAGCAGGCACCGGCGTACGGGTCGCCGGATCAGACCCCGACGTACGGCACTCCGGACCAGGCACCGGCGTACCCCGCTCCGGATCAGGCACCCGCGTACGCCTCTATGGGCGCCGGGGCTCCTGACGCGCAGGGACACGACGCCGGGGTGCCGGTCTCCGCGGTGGACGCCGGCTGGCCGCCTCCGCCGCCCGCCACTCCCTCGTACGCGGACGGCGGCGGTTCCGGCTCCGGCTGGGGCGCCTCCTACCAGCAGCCCGCTCCCAAGTCCGGTGGCGGACGCGGTGGTCTGGTCGCCGCGATCCTCGTCGCCGCGCTGGTCGCGGGCGGCGTGGGCGGCGGCATCGGCTACACGCTGGCCAAGGGGAACGACGACTCCACCGACTCGACGACGGTCTCCGCCCCGCAGAGCAGCGGCGACGTGAAGCGCGCCGCGGACACCGTCGCGGGTGTGGCCGCCAACGCGCTGCCGAGCACGGTCACCATCGAGGCCGAGAGCAGCAGCGGCGAGGGCGGCACCGGAACCGGCTTCGTCTTCGACAAGGAAGGCCACATCCTCACCAACAACCACGTGGTGGCGGACGCGGTCGACAACGGCAAGCTCACCGCGACCTTCTCCAACGGCAAGAAGTACGACGCCGAAGTGGTCGGTCACGCCCAGGGCTACGACGTCGCGGTCATCAAGCTGAAGGACGCGCCGTCGGACCTGAAGCCCCTCGCCCTCGGCGACTCCGACAAGGTGGCCGTCGGCGACTCGACCATCGCGATCGGCGCGCCCTTCGGTCTCTCCAACACGGTGACCACGGGCATCATCAGCGCCAAGAACCGCCCGGTGGCCTCCAGCGACGGCACGTCCAGCAGCTCCTCGTACATGAGCGCCCTGCAGACGGACGCGTCCATCAACCCCGGCAACTCCGGCGGCCCGCTCCTGGACGCGCAGGGCTCGGTCATCGGCATCAACTCGGCGATCCAGTCCAGCGGCAGCCTCGGCGGCACCAGCCAGTCCGGCTCCATCGGCCTGGGCTTCGCGATCCCGATCAACCAGGCGAAGACCGTCGCCCAGCAGCTGATCAAGACGGGCAAGCCGGTCTACCCGGTGATCGGCGCGTCGGTCTCCCTCGAAGAGGGCACCGGCGGCGCGAAGATCACCGACCAGGGCGCCAGCGGCTCCGCCTCGGTCACTTCCGGCGGCCCCGCGGACAAGGCGGGCCTCAAGGCCGGCGACGTCATCACCAAGCTCGACGACACGGTGATCGACAGCGGCCCCACCCTCATCGGCGAGATCTGGACCCACCAGCCCGGCGACACCGTCAAGCTCACCTACACGCGCGACGGCAAGACCCAGACGACCAACGTCACCCTCGGCGAGCGCGAGGGCGACAGCTGA
- a CDS encoding bifunctional DNA primase/polymerase encodes MATTTDRQATTMALAHALSAAERGLAVIPLSRTKLPALRSPHRTDPAGLPVCHGECGRFGHGVYDASTDPRRIRALFAAAPWATGYGIACGLPPYHLIGIDLDTKSGTESSAALRELALRHLFTIPETVVILTPSGGRHLWLSGPPDVAVPNSASRLAPGIDVRGAGGYLVGPGSRTEHGAYSTAPGTAHFAPAPCPPALLRLLLPPPRHAKPSDSTPADVHGQGQGLIQFVLAAHAGQRNTRLFWAACRAYENGIGPALTPALIDAAVHTGLTLREARSTVASAARMTGNRH; translated from the coding sequence ATGGCCACCACCACCGACCGGCAGGCCACGACCATGGCCCTGGCCCACGCACTGTCCGCCGCCGAGCGCGGCCTCGCAGTCATCCCGCTGTCCCGTACGAAGCTCCCCGCACTGCGCTCCCCCCACCGAACCGACCCCGCCGGCCTGCCCGTCTGCCACGGCGAGTGCGGCCGCTTCGGGCACGGCGTGTACGACGCCTCGACCGACCCACGCCGTATCCGCGCGCTCTTCGCGGCAGCCCCCTGGGCCACCGGCTACGGCATCGCCTGTGGTCTGCCGCCGTACCACCTGATCGGCATCGACCTCGACACCAAGTCCGGTACGGAGTCGTCAGCGGCTCTGCGCGAACTGGCCCTGCGGCACCTGTTCACCATCCCGGAGACCGTGGTCATCCTCACCCCGAGCGGCGGCCGCCACCTGTGGCTGAGCGGCCCGCCGGACGTGGCCGTCCCCAACTCGGCGAGCCGGCTGGCCCCCGGCATCGACGTCCGCGGCGCCGGCGGCTATCTCGTCGGCCCCGGATCCCGTACCGAACACGGCGCCTACAGCACCGCCCCGGGCACCGCCCACTTTGCTCCCGCACCCTGCCCGCCGGCCCTGCTGCGGCTGCTCCTGCCGCCACCGCGGCACGCCAAGCCGTCGGACTCGACACCGGCGGACGTCCACGGGCAGGGCCAGGGTCTGATCCAGTTCGTCCTGGCCGCCCACGCGGGCCAGCGCAACACCCGCCTCTTCTGGGCCGCCTGCCGCGCCTACGAGAACGGCATCGGCCCCGCCCTGACCCCCGCCCTGATCGACGCGGCCGTCCACACCGGCCTCACACTCCGCGAGGCCCGCTCGACGGTGGCCTCGGCGGCACGGATGACAGGGAACCGGCACTGA
- a CDS encoding acyl-CoA dehydrogenase family protein, translated as MDFTPTEEQAAACDLAARIFGDLSTHERLTAAGTGSDAELWKALCAAGLVTAVTDIGLLGLVLLLEEQGRTTAQVPFAASCVYGLLAVTAHGSREQRERLLPGIGDGTVVVSGAISAPGAVRAGSQGKLSGIVPVVPWLRDATHVLVADDRRRLWLVRTAEATCEPVELTAPWSAGRMTLDGTPAERLGGAAGEESSGGTAVEAISGGAYDHVLATYDDVLATARTAFAGLQAGVCAGSLARAVEHTNTREQFGRPLAAKQGVQLRAADAYMDTEAIRVTAYEAAWRRDEGLPYATHALTAAWWASEAGRRVVHAGQHLHGGTGADLEHPVHRHFLWGRQLDAYLGCGSEVLQELGELIVRGEGEA; from the coding sequence ATGGACTTCACGCCCACGGAGGAGCAGGCGGCCGCCTGTGACCTGGCCGCGCGGATCTTCGGCGACCTCTCCACGCACGAGAGGCTCACCGCGGCCGGGACCGGCAGCGACGCCGAGTTGTGGAAGGCACTGTGCGCGGCCGGGCTCGTGACGGCCGTGACGGACATAGGGCTGCTCGGCCTGGTGCTGCTCCTGGAGGAGCAGGGGCGCACCACGGCCCAGGTGCCGTTCGCGGCGAGTTGTGTCTATGGGCTGCTTGCGGTGACGGCTCACGGTTCACGGGAGCAGCGGGAGCGGCTGCTGCCGGGGATCGGGGACGGGACGGTGGTGGTGAGCGGGGCGATTTCTGCGCCGGGTGCCGTACGGGCCGGATCCCAGGGGAAGTTGAGCGGCATAGTCCCTGTGGTGCCCTGGTTGCGGGACGCCACCCATGTGCTCGTCGCGGACGACCGGCGCCGGCTGTGGCTGGTGCGGACCGCCGAGGCGACGTGCGAGCCGGTGGAGCTGACGGCGCCCTGGTCGGCGGGGCGAATGACGCTGGACGGGACGCCGGCCGAGCGGCTCGGCGGCGCAGCGGGGGAGGAGTCCTCCGGCGGCACGGCAGTGGAGGCGATCTCCGGGGGTGCGTACGACCACGTACTGGCCACGTACGACGACGTACTGGCCACCGCGAGGACCGCCTTCGCGGGGCTGCAAGCCGGGGTGTGCGCGGGCTCGCTGGCCCGAGCCGTGGAGCACACCAACACGCGCGAGCAGTTCGGGCGGCCGCTCGCCGCCAAGCAGGGGGTCCAACTCCGGGCAGCCGACGCGTACATGGACACCGAGGCGATACGGGTGACGGCGTACGAGGCGGCCTGGCGTCGCGACGAGGGGCTGCCGTACGCGACACACGCACTGACCGCCGCCTGGTGGGCGTCGGAGGCGGGCCGCCGGGTGGTGCACGCGGGTCAGCATCTGCACGGCGGGACGGGGGCCGACCTGGAGCATCCCGTGCACCGGCACTTCCTGTGGGGGAGGCAGCTGGACGCGTATCTGGGATGCGGGAGCGAAGTACTCCAGGAACTGGGGGAGTTGATCGTGAGAGGGGAGGGGGAGGCATGA